agattttattggttttttttttttaagattttatttatttatttgacagatagatcacaagtaggcagagaggcaggcagagagagaggaggaagcaggctcctgctgagcagagagcccgatgtggggctcgatccaaggaccctgggatcatgacctgagccaaaggcagaggctttaacccactgaaccacccaggcacccctaaagattttatttttaaataatctctgcactcaaggtggggcttaaactcacaacccgaaggtcaagagtcacatgcttaaacagactgagccagccacggtTCCCACCTTTAGAAACTTTGAATCAGTGTATTCCCACCTGCCCCCAACAATATCTTCCATGATTCTTTTTGAGATAATTTCTCAGTGTGGGAAACATTGACACACTGATGTCAATGTCAATGTCAAACATTGATGGCGTATAGATTGGGGCCATATAGAGAGACAAGTATGGAAGTCAACCAGCTAGGCAATTCTATGAGAGgatttgtttttggtttcctcttttcttctttctgggtCTTCCATATGGCAAGAGTGACTTACATTATAGCCCCATGTCCTAAAACACGGACTTAGAAGATTTGAAGATAGTCCATTGGTATGGGAGAAGGGTTCTTTCCTCTCATGCTTGTTTTCAGACCATTGTGCCAGATATTAAGAGACTGAATGAAATGACACCACCTATGCAGTTTCGGAAGTGACTTCACCGCTGCAGAAGGTAATATGGTGTTGTCAAAGTCTTTCCAACAGTCAGGGATGTGGGGAAACCATCATAAAGAAGTATGTTTCTCAGGCAGCggattttaaagacttaaaatttaTCAACAATTGGGGCCCAACCGAGaactgccagctttatttttggcAAGATAAAGACTTTCTTAACCatctgaaacacccagatgcccccaagagtccgacacttaagCAACTGCACATTACAGTCATTTcgttaaagttttaaaaattttttttgaagattttatttatttgacagacagagatcacaggcaggcagagagagagataggagtaagcagactccccactgagcagagaacccgattcggggctcaatcccagaacaccgggatcatgacctgagtcaaaggcagaggctttaacccactgagccacccaggcaccccaggtttttaaatttttttttatttcatttgtgagagagagcacaagaagggggagcagtaggcagagggagaattaggctccccgccgagcaaggagaccaatatagggacttgatcccaggactttgggatcatgacctgagccgaagatcgacacttaacctactgatccacccaggcagcctgaaagtttttttaataacaaaaaaatagcaAGGGCAATTAAAGAATTATTCTTAGGGAGGAAAATATTGATAACCTTTAGCATACTACATATGCACCCAACAAACGCTATCCTAACCTGTGTTTCTTTGTCTCAGACTTAAGAAACCTTTGAGCACACATCagtgtttgagaaccactgttctaaggAACATAGAATCTGGTGATGACATGCAGGGTAGTTAGGATAAAGGCGGCCAGGATGGAGGCTGGCCTAGACTGAGGTGTAATAAGACCTTGGCTTGTAGAAGTCAAACTAGAAAGAGAATTTTAGAGATGTTAGGAAAATGTCACCAAATGATGGGGACATGGGTCATGGAGGATGGTGAAGTACAACTCAGAATTTGAGGTTGTGAGACTGTTGAGGCCACTCACACAAAGTAAAGAAGTTGGGAGAGAGGTAGCATGACTTGGAGCCTCGGTGACCTGATAACATTCCTCATTCACATTTCAGAGGGCCCAGGGATTGAGAAAAGGAGGGGACATCTTGTGCCTGCATCACCAAGAACAATGTTAAGCTACTTTGTCTACTTTACATATGGGGTTCCAACAGATGTTTGAGAATAGCTGCTGGTTTGGGGTATCAGACAGATGTGGCCTCAAGTCCCTGTTTCTTTTACACTTGTGCACATTACACAATCTCTGAGTCCCTGTTTGGTAAGAGCTACCTTGTGAGGTATCCGTAAAGATTGCAAGTACTATGTGGAACGCGGGAAGTCCCTGTTTCTTTTACACTTGTGCACATTACACAATCTCTGAGTCCCTGTTTGGTAAGAGCTACCTTGTGAGGTATCCGTAAAGATTGCAAGTACTATGTGGAACTCGGGCCTAGTTTGTAACAGTTGTTTAATACTAGCTTCTAAGAGTGCCTtggcttgggtgcctgggtggctcagtgggttaagccgctgccttcgtctcaggtcatgatctcagggtcctgggatcaagccccacatcaggctctctgctcagcaagaagcctgcttctctctctctctctctctctgcctgcctttctgtctacttgtgatctctctctgtaaaataaataaataaaatcttaaaaaaaaaaaaaaaagtgccttggCTTTAGGAGATGTGAGGTCTAAAATAAACACTGCAATAAAAGCGTTGTCTTTCTTGATCCTGGGCTTAGGAATGCCCCCTTTttagttctctcttctgccttcctcAAACCCCAGCTATGTTCCTATCCATGGTCTGAAGTTGTCTCTCGGTTGATTTTGGTGTAAACTGATTGGGTTCTTTCGTCTTCTCCCCCAACAGCATCTGTGGAACCCTCCATTCTGTGGACCAGGTGAGATATGTAGGAGCCTAGAATGGGgtcttggggaaggagaagggagagttTCAGGGCTGGGTGTTTGCATCTTGTCTCTAGAGCTAATGATGgtgtttgtcttcttttcttagtATCTCAACATCAAACTAACTGACATCAGTGTTACAGACCCTGAGAAGTACCCTCACATGGTGAGTTGGTGATGgtgaagaggaaacaaaagcaggaaGTTCCTGGGTGGATagctgacattctttttttttttttttgaagattttatcttatttctgtttatttgagagagagagtacatgagctAGGGTGGGGGGCACGGGGGACAGGCAGATGGGACACCACCCAGtgcagcaccctgagatcactacctgagccaaaatcaagagtcagataccgaaccgactaagccacccaggtgccccagatagcAGACACTTTTAACGGTGTTTTCTTGTTTATCTCTCTGGGTCTAGTTATCAGTGAAGAACTGCTTCATCCGGGGCTCAGTGGTCCGCTATGTGCAGTTGCCAGCAGATGAGGTGGACACACAGTTGCTACAGGACGCAGCAAGGAAGGAGGCCCTGCAGCAGAAACAGTGACGgttcctccctgtccctcttctGTTGGTGACCTTTCACCTCAAGTTGCAGCCCAGGACCCCTCTCCCGTATTTGAaggctttttgtcttttttttttttttttttttttttgtcttttttgaatattggagacttttttttttctctttcaagggATGAGTggatgagaataataatagtggGGAGCAGCTCTCCTCTGTTGAGGAGGGGAGGATAAGTAGGCTGGGGAACTGCAGACCTGCCTTGTCCTCAGCACCTGCCTTTCTCACTCCTTCCCTGGATATAGTGAGAGAATCTCCTAGATCTCTCCAGGACAGCATGTGATTCATTTTGGGGATGGAAGGAATCTGTCCCGCATCGGGAATAAACTTATGATGCACATTCGAGTTCTGgttctgtgtgtgttttgggaaGGAGCCTGGAGGGTGGGAAAGGGATGTTGGAAGTCGTCAAAGCCCTGCTGCTCTATTATCCCAGCCAAGAATCCAGCCCAAATTCCCAGCATTATCTGCCACTCTTCTCCCTGGTGTAAACTATGTAATACCTCACCTGGGCTACAGCATGTTTCTTGAACATGCCTCTACCTGTATGGCTTGCCTACGATGGTCTTCTGCTTGTACTGTACCCACAAGGAGTACCTGTTGCCTTTCCATGTCTGTCCTGTGAACCTGACAGTTAATGTTATGAGACACCAAGATGCAACCGATGTTGCCAGACTGCCTCCTCAACCCAGCCAAACCACTTCACGCTTTCGGAAAATAACGGATTAATACGAGTGACATAATTTTTCATCGTGGAGAGTTAGGGCTGGGAATGAGTCAAACCGGTTCATTCAGCAAATAGGAGTTTCCTCCAGACTGGAGTTCTCAGTTCTAAGGGGCCTTCCGGGCCACCCGGCGTGACGCCTGCTTCTGCGGGAGGAACCAGGCTCTTGGAGCAGGCGGGGCGCCCCCTGGGTCCTGGGGCGGCAGCGCCCGGCCCGCGGGTTCCCGGGCTGCCCGCTGGGCGCCGCCCTCCCGCCGGCCCGGCCGAGGACCCGCGCGGGGTGCCCGCGGTGGCGCCTGACGGGAGCGCGTTCCCGGGAGCATCCTCCGCTCCTGCGCCCGCGCCCCTTGCCGTCCATCGTGAGCGCGGCGGGCGGCGAGCGGCGCGGCCCCGGCGGGGTGTCGGGCAGGGCAGCCCCCGCCCGCGCAGGCGGAGCACGGCCGCCCGCGCCAGGACCCGCGGGCCCGGAAACGCTCGTTGTCACAAAGGGGGGAACACGTGGGTGCCCGCGGCCCGGCTGCGGTCGCAGGGAGCTGGGGTCGCCCGGAGAACCGCCCACCGTCCCCGCCCGCCCGACTCCTCGACCCCGGCCACCAGGCCGGTCCACCTTCGGCCGGCGCCCGGCCGCGAGGTGGCCGTCCGGCTCGGTGTGACCACCTCCCGCCAGTACGTACCTGCGGCCCGAGCCCGCGTCCCGCCGGGCACCGAGGGGCTGGCTACCCCGAGCCTCCCGCAGTCCCCGAGCTCGCGCGGTCATGGGGAGTCTCCCGCTGGCACTGCCACTCCGATAGCCGGGCCCTTGGCTCTTAAGGCCGGGTCAgacctccagccctgggggtcCCGGACGCCTGCGGTACAGGAGTCCCCAAGGGGTCCCCTCTGTTCTCCCAATAGGACACCTCAGGGTCCCTCAGTCAACCCCTGTCTCTCTTGCATCTTAGGTTTTCTTCCATCTCGTTCGGACCCCCAGCATAACCATGTCCATCCTGTATGTGTCCCCTCATCCTGACGCCTTCCCCAGCCTCCGGGCCCTTATAGCTGCGCGCTatggggaggctggggaagggccGGGCTGGGGAGGAGCCCACCCCCGAATCTGCCTCCAGCCACCCCCGACGAGCAGgactccctttcccccaccccgcctgcccgCCCTGGAGCAGGGGCCCGGTGGACTCTGGGTGTGGGGGGCCACCGCTGTGGCCCAGCTGCTGTGGCCGGCAGGCTTGGGGGGCCCTGGCGGTAGCCGGGCTGCTGTCCTGGTCCAACAGTGGGTCAGTTACGCCGACACCGAGCTAATACCAGCTGCCTGTGGAGCAACGCTGCCTGCCTTGGGGCTCCGAACCTCTACCCAGGACCCTCAGGTgagtgggaagaagggaagaaggagacgGAGATAGAAGAAAGATTGGAATGGGTAATGAGACAGGAAGACAGTGTGTCAGACCTGGAGAAACACTGATCAAGTCCCAGGTTGATGCCTGGTATGATAACCTTGGGCAGGTTTCTTAAACTCGAAGCCTTGGCCTTCCCATGTTTGAGAATGGACGTTTTCATTTTGAACACGTTGAGACGGTAAGAGGTGTGCAGAGCGGTCTAGTGCCAGGCGTTTTAAAGTCTGGGAGTAGAAGTTTGAGGAGTCTTAAGCTGATGAGAAACAGGAAAAGACTGGAGAGTGGCAAGTGGGGTTGGAGAGGTGGCTGTGCTTGGGGAGATGGAGGAAAAGGCAgatgaggaggggaaggaaaggagaggagagagaactaGACCAGATTGAGGCTGTGAGTCCTTCCAAAGCAGACTACCTCCTTgcagagttgttttttgtttttttttttccctaagattttatttatttgtccgagagagagcacacaagcaggcagagacttaagagagaagcaggctccctaccaagcaaggagcctgatgtaggactcgatcccaggactctgggatcatgacgtgatccgaaggcagtggcttaaccaactgagccacccaagcatcccctcCTTGCAGAGTTTTGAGCACATGTTGGATCCTtagtatttcttgaatgaatgaatgaatgaatgggatgaATATGTGATTCAGAACCTGGCTTGCTCCCTCATATCCTGCTTACTCTGTATACCATAGAGGTCCCCTCTCTGGAATGCCTTGTCCCCCTCAGCCcgatatatttttcttcataacactTACGGAGAAAAATAGGGTAATGCATTCTGTATTCACACCTTTACCGTCTCCCCCATTGGAGTGTAAATTGCACCAGTCAGGGTCTGTGCTTGTGTCTACATTCTTTAGAGAAGTGCGGGGCCTGTAGTAGGTGCTTGATAAATACTTCTTGAAGCGATTACTGTGTTGCCTCCTGCAGTCTTTAACTTCTGATGTTTAATATATttcacctggcacatagtaagtgtccAGCAGGAATTTGTTGAACTAATGGGAATGTTTCTGTTATGACCATTTGACCTCGGAGGTGGGAGCAGAAGGGGGCCCCAAGgattgggtgggggtgggaattGAGGTGGGCCAAACCTTGTCTCATaccccttccctttcctgctAGGCTGCCCTCGGGGCCTTGGGCAGGGCCCTGAGTCCCCTGGAAGAGTGGCTCCGGCTGCACACCTATCTGGCAGGGGAGGCCCCCACGCTGGCTGACCTGGCGGCTGTCACAGCCTTGTTGCTGCCTTTCCGTTACGTAAGTCACTGGGTCTTGGAGAAGAACCAAGGCAGCCCCCCTTTGACCTTGCTATAGGGTGACCTTGCTATAGGGTATTTCGTTTCTGTTCACCCTCCCAGGTCCTGGACCCCTCTGCCCGCCGGATCTGGGGTAATGTGACTCGCTGGTTCATCACATGTGTCCAGCAGCCAGAATTCCGGGCAGTGCTGGGAGAGGTGGTTCTGTACTCGGGGGCCAGACCCCTCTCTCAACAGCCAGGTGAGGAAGGCTTCTTCTGGGCCTTCTCTgtagcttgctttcttttttttcttttaggaatggCAGAGTCACTCAGGAAGGGGCCTGAGGGAGGACAGGGTGGGAGAGCATGGGGAGCCCTGGGGCAGCTGGAATGGCCCATCTGAAGTATCGTGATGTGGTTGACAGAGAGGATTCCCAGTGGGCTAAGTTGGCATTTCTGTGCCTCTCTCTAGGCCCTGAGGTCCTTGCACCCCCAAAGACAGCTACTCAGCTcaagaaagaggcaaagaaacgGGAGAAGTTGGAAAAATTCCAACAGAAGCAGAAGACCCAACAGCAGCAGCCACCCCCGGCAGAGGTGAGAAGCTAAGGGTAGAACTGGAGGGTTGGCGCCGTGGTGGGTGGATGATCTCCGTGCCTATATTGTTTCCCTCCTAAGCAGAAGAAGCCAAAACCAGAGAAGAGGGGGAAACGGGATCCTGGGGTCATTACCTATGACCTCCCAACCCCAGCTGGGGAAAAGAAAGGTACGAGAAGGGGGAAGGGACCCCCATCCTTCCTTTCCAGTCTCCTCAGCTGCTGCCTTTCCTTGGTGTTACCCCTTCCTGTTCTGCCCTCGCTGCCACCatttggctttggaggacccccaGATCTCCCCGTGTCTGTGCTGTGATGTGAGCAACAGAGGCCTGGTGCCTCTGCTGGCCCACTGTCCCAGCTGCTCCTGGCCTCAGGGAACAACCTGAGGGAACTgaccctccccatctctcccccaGATGTCAGTGGCACCATGCCCGACTCCTACAGCCCTCAGTACGTGGAAGCTGCCTGGTACCCATGGTGGGAGCAGCAGGGCTTCTTCAAGCCCGAGTATGGAGTGAGTGGGCTCTGCTGCCCAggcctggaggacatgtgggagGGCGACAGCAGGGCCCAGGACCCACTgcctgggagggggctgggaaagGTGGTGGGAGGCCTTAGCGTGTGCCCATCCTTCCTCCCCTATCAGCGTTCCAGTGTGTCTGCACCAAATCCCCGGGGAATCTTCATGATGTGCATCCCACCCCCCAATGTGACAGGCTCCCTGCATCTGGGCCACGCACTCACCAATGCCATCCAGGACTCCCTGACCCGATGGTAAGTTCCAGTGCTGTCCTTGGACCCTAtccttctgccttctctgcctcgtcacttttctccttccttttcttacctGACAGGCCCTCTGTCCTCTCTTCTTCCATATGGGCCCTCAGCTATGCCCCCTGGTGGTGTTCTGTTTCTCTCCTCATCAGTCCCCTTATTTGATCATCAGCATAAACCCCTAGTTAGGCAACCAGTTCCCCTCTCTTGCAGACTCTCAGTCTCCCTTCTTTTGCTATTAATACTACTGTTATTTTGAGTTAaacaagaaatacataaatatatttttgtaagaaATGTAAAGCTTCAAGTCTCTTTGACTACATCCCTGTAGACCTACTCCCGTGCAATATTTAGCCATTATTAACACTTTGATGTGTATCATTCCAGATCTTTCTTACCTATTTACTTACAAATACGTGTATCCATAgtaatttgtaattttgtttttggGTGGTTTTTTCTTATTCCTGTTCTTTAACATAAGGGAGTCAACACTAACTTTTTCCTTGTACTTAGCCATTTATTTTGGAGCTTTTTCCTTGTTCTTATACACAGACTGACTTCATTCTCATTCATTGTTCCATAGCATTTGATACTGTAGCTATCCCATAATggagtctctttctttttttttttttttcttaatattttatttatttatttgacagacagagatcacaactaggcagagaggcaggcagggagaggaagggaagcagacccccagctgagcagagagcccgaagcggggctcgatcccaggactctgggatcatgacctgagctgaaggcagaggtgatGGGAGCCACCCACGCACCACCTTGGAGTCACTTTCTTATTTATGGttgtttcctaatttttctcTGTTGAACACCTGGTTGGAATGCTCATTCCTATATATGCTTTCTCCAGTGCGAATGGAAGGATTTCTCTGGTGTTCTATCAGGAATTGAAACTGCTCAGTTGGAGGGGCATGCTTCTATTCAGTTGCCTCCGAAATGGTCTTGGTGACTTACACCTCTGTGAATTGCCTGGGAGGGTGTTCATTTCCCCATGCCCTCTCTGATCCCAGACATTATCGATGTTTGTTTGCCAGTCTGATGGGCAAAAACATGCTACCTCTGTTGTTCCTGATTCCTGAGGCCGAGTGGAGTCTGTCTGTGTTGCTCAGCCAGTCAGGTTTCCTTGTATACAAATCATCTGTACCTACCtacctttcatccatttttctattgattgtgctgtttttctttaattggtttgttgagggacgcctgggtggctcagttggttaagcggctgccttcggctcaggttatgatcccagggtcctgggatcaagtcccacattgggctccttgcttggcagggagcctgcttctccctctgcctctgcctgcctctttgtctgcctgtgctcgctcgctttctctccctctgtctctgacaaataaataaataaaatctttaaaaataaataaataaataaataaataaaataattggttTGTTGGAAGATTCTTTAATATTCTAGATATTGATGATTTGGTTTGTTACGTTTATTATGTTTTCTCCTGTTCTAGCACTTGCTCCTCTCCCTGACACATTAACAGCGTTAGCAAGTATGTAATCTAATATCCCACATGACAGGTTCctttaaaaagcactttttatttactttagagagagagcatgagcagggaaaagggcagagagagagagacaagcaggctctccactgagggcagagcctgatgcggggctcagtgtCAGAACCCTGAtgtcatgagctgagctgaaatcaagagttggatgcttaaccaactgagccacccaggcacccctaaaaatgtattttaagacaACTTTTTATCTTTGGAAGCcagagtttgtttattttaagttttgagaAGTTTTTCTACAGTCCTACTTACTAAATGAACATGGTTGAAAATATTTACTGGACATCACTGTGCCAGCTCCATTCTGGGCACTGGGGATACAACCTcggatttagaatttttttttttttttttttaagattttatttatttacttgacagaaagagatcacaagtagacagagaggcaggcagagagagagagagagggaagcaggctccctgctgagcagagagcccgatgcgggactcgatcccaggaccctgagatcatcacctgagccgaaggcagcggattaacccactgagccacccaggcgccctcggaTTTAGAATTTTGCAAGGAATTGAAAGCTGGAAAAACAGAATTATGTTTAATATGTACATAACACACAAAGAGTTatgttaaatacatacataacaaACAATGATCAAGTTTTCTGATCAAGATCAGAAAAGAACGAACACTTAGAAACCTCTTAAGGTAGcagccttttatttgtttatttacttatggacaaggaggagggagggatacagagagggggaaaagtgacccctgctgagtagggagcccaatgcagggcttgatcccaggaccctgagatcatgatctgagccgaaggcagacacttaaccagatgAGCTCCGATTTGCCAGGTTATTTGACTTTGTGTCTTACTAAAGATGGCCTCTCCTACCTCAAAGTTATAAATACTTTCATCTGTGTTCttcgtttttttttaacttttttctaatAGTGTTGAGTTCACGAATCAGACTAAAATTTATCTTGGTGACTATTGGCAAGTAGGGAACTAATCAGCTAGTTGTCCCAAACAGACTTATTCAGTTGACTGTCCTTTCCCTACTGACAGGAAGTACTGCTTTCAGCGAATACTAAATTTGCTCAGATCTGTTTCCAGACACTGTTTTGTTCCCTTAATCTGTAACTCCATTCCTACATAGTAACTTACTGTTTGAATAATCGTAACCCTCTCCTGTGTTTGGTTTCTGGTTGGACACGAGcctcctctttgttcttttgtcaGATTGCCTTAGCTGTCCTTGCATGTCTCTCCCTGACTAATTTTACAATTGGGAggatccctcccacctcccctttctttcctgaGTCCATCAGCTCCCTGCCCaggagcctctttttccttcgGTGCCAGGTCCACAGACCCACTCACCTCAGGTcctcttggctcttcccacaggcACCGCATGCGCGGGGAGACCACGCTCTGGAACCCTGGCTGTGACCACGCAGGCATCGCCACCCAGGTGGTGGTGGAGAAGAAACTCTGGCGTGAGCAGGGGCTGAGCCGGCACCAGCTAGGCCGAGAGGCCTTCCTACAGGAGGTCTGGAAATGGAAAGAGGAGTGAGTGCAGCACCCCGTCCCCTGTCCAGATAAGACCTCTGTAGCCTCCAGCCCTGACTGCAGGCCCAGGTCCTCACAGAGGCTGAGTGTTAGTTGGCTCTGGGGCCCAGGTCACTTTCAGAGGGATGAGTGATCCCCATCCCCTCCCGTCCACCACCTCATTTCTCCCTCCAGCCCAGGCCTGAGTGCCTCCGGGCCTGTCTTTCCACTTCCAGGAAAGGTGACCGGATTTACCACCAGCTGAAGAAGCTTGGCAGCTCCTTGGACTGGAATCGAGCCTGTTTCACCATGGATCCTGTGAGCAGGAAGGGTCTCAggcctggggcaggagtgggTAGCTCCCCAGAGCAAGTAACCCGCAGAAGAGACCACACACGCTGTGGCCCTCCCCTAGGAGGGGAGCCCACCACCCCTAGGAAACCACTAAGGGCTCAGCTGCAAATAGCACTTCTCAACCCTTGTCCTGGCCCTTTGTTACCTGGGAGCTCAGATTCCCCCAGGTGATACACGATAGGGCCTCACTCCTATGGAGCCTGAACTCCCAGGATTCTCTTCAGCAGCACCTGTCCCTAGCTGAGTGGTTTCTTTGCCATCTCCAGAGTCCTCAGGCTCGTTGCCTGCCTTCATGTCCCCATAGCCCTCTCCTCTTCAAAAAAAGTACTTCTCCCCTCCAGCCCTCAAAGGGGTCTGCATGCTGGACAGTGGGACTCCAAACAGTGCAGGTATCACCAGATCCTGCTGCCTTGGCAAGTCTGCCTGGgcccatctctgcctctctctgctccctaGAAACTCTCCACAGCTGTGACGGAGGCCTTTGTCCGGCTCCATGAGGAAGGAGTCATCTACCGCAGTACCCGCCTTGTCAACTGGTCCTGCACCCTCAACTCTGCCATCTCCGACATcgaggtgcccccccaccccagcccaggatCTCTCCCATCtccgcccccagcccctgctcctaGGCACTTCTCTTAATACCCATATCACAGGTGGATAAGAAGGAGCTGACAGGTCGTACTCTGCTCTCCGTGCCTGGCTACAAGGAGAAGGTGGAGTTTGGGGTCCTTGTCTCCTTTGCCTACAAGGTCCAAGGCTCAGGTAGGAGCTGGGggcaccagggtcctgggttgtGTGGAGAAGGGGCCAGAGCTGAGACCGCAAGGCTGCATGTCACCCCAGACAGTGACGAGGAGGTGGTGGTGGCGACAACACGGATTGAAACGATGCTGGGAGATGTGGCCGTAGCTGTGCACCCCAAAGATCCTAGATACCAGGTGTGGTGGGGTGCTGCCCACAGCTGGGGAGGAGTGCTGGCTGGAGGGGCTCCAACCCTGTGAGCGGGTGTGGGATGGGCCCTTAGCCCCTTGGCTGAGGAGAAAATAGGCTTAGAAACTCATCTGCACCTCCTTTCTGGCCCTGAAGATGGAATTTGGGTGTGGGGCAGTCAGAGCCCTGGGTGGGAGGGAGTCGGGTCTGGGCCCTCTTGAAGTTTTGATGTCACCCCCTGTCCCCAGCACCTGAAGGGGAGGAGTGTGATCCACCCATTCTTGTCTCGGAGCCTCCCCATTGTCTTCGACGATTTTGTGGACATGGAGTTTGGCACAGGTGAGCAAGAGGCTATCCTcgggggagagaaggaggctaTGAAGCTCACTACGGTCATTCATCTTCCctctcaaagcaaaacaaacaagctTTTCCTGAACCAGCAGGACTTGGGCTGGGTT
This genomic interval from Neovison vison isolate M4711 chromosome 1, ASM_NN_V1, whole genome shotgun sequence contains the following:
- the LSM2 gene encoding U6 snRNA-associated Sm-like protein LSm2: MLFYSFFKSLVGKDVVVELKNDLSICGTLHSVDQYLNIKLTDISVTDPEKYPHMLSVKNCFIRGSVVRYVQLPADEVDTQLLQDAARKEALQQKQ